A window of Puntigrus tetrazona isolate hp1 chromosome 11, ASM1883169v1, whole genome shotgun sequence contains these coding sequences:
- the LOC122354314 gene encoding LOW QUALITY PROTEIN: chromodomain-helicase-DNA-binding protein 5-like (The sequence of the model RefSeq protein was modified relative to this genomic sequence to represent the inferred CDS: substituted 1 base at 1 genomic stop codon), whose amino-acid sequence MPGSLSNEDEGQDDVDFEDDVPDEDEEGERRRSVPLSPLERFFSEDDSVKQHKKKKPSKIMEGKEPKMKKKKKKEGLPSGLDDMSDREDHGHRSGSESSTYSSLKKKKKKPKEKKERKTKQRKKDDDEDDDDDDDGNLKEPKSSSQLMQEWGLEDVQYAFSEDDYKTITNYKAFSQFLRPLIAKKNPKIPMSKMMTVLGAKWREFSANNPFKGTSATAVAAAVAAAVETVNVAPPICIRSIQQISPSGPIKKAKTKEGKGPGAKKKSKPVKETKKKGKPKKSKSKAGQGGKRKKGSSSEEDFLDDFSDFDDISIHSASVLSDTSAAPKKKSARRGRKKRKREDGDGYETDHQDYCEVCQQGGEIILCDTCPRAYHLVCLDPELEKAPEGKWSCPHCEKEGIQWEAKDDEEEEDEVAGEEEDDHMEFCRVCKDGGELLCCDTCPSSYHIHCLNPPLPEIPNGEWLCPRCMVRNVCMVRPHKGMNCFENCAHXNFFFXXXGRDGEKVDGLAKVPLKGRPERQLFVKWAGLSYWHCSWVSELQLELYHTVMYRNYQRKNDMDEPPPYDYGSGEEELNSEKRRSKDPQYAAMEERFYRYGIKPEWMIIHRILNHRYNGPQTSFDKDGDVHYLIKWRDLPYDQCTWETDDFDIPDCDSFKQAYWDHRDQVLGESHHPLLFRKGKRLKEEGKRREPPPDTPIVDPTIKFEQQQWYIDDTGGTLHPYQLEGLNWLRFSWAQGTDTILADEMGLGKTVQTIVFLYSLYKEGHSKGPFLVSAPLSTIINWEREFEMWAPDFYVVTYTGDKDSRAVIRENEFTFEDGTVKSGRKVFRMKKDTPIKFHVLLTSYELITIDQAILGSIAWACLVVDEAHRLKNNQSKFFRRLNDYKIDHKLLLTGTPLQNNLEELFHLLNFLTPNRFNNLEGFLEEFADISKEDQIKKLHDLLGPHMLRRLKADVFKNMPAKTELIVRVELSPMQKKYYKFILTRNFEALNSKGGGNQVSLLNIMMDLKKCCNHPYLFPVASAEAPKTPSGAYEGAGLTKASGKLMLLQKMLRKLKEQGHRVLVFSQMTKMLDLLEDFLDYEGYKYERIDGGITGALRQEAIDRFNAPGACQFCFLLSTRAGGLGINLATADTVIIFDSDWNPHNDIQAFSRAHRIGQANKVMIYRFVTRASVEERITQVAKRKMMLTHLVVRPGLGSKAGSMSKQELDDILKFGTEELFKDEIEAGDNKDDDSSVIHYDNAAIERLLDRSQDATDDSDMQNMNEYLSSFKVAQYTVREDDKIEEIEREIIKQEENVDPDYWEKLLRHHYEQQQEDLARNLGKGKRVRKQVNYNDAAQEDQEWHADISDNQSEYSVGSEEEDEDFDERPEGRRQSRRQLRNEKDKPLPPLLARVGGNIEVLGFNTRQRKAFLNAIMRWGMPAQDAFSSQWLVRDLRGKSEKEFKAYVSLFMRHLCEPVADGSETFADGVPREGLCRQPVLTRIGVMSLVKKKVQEFEHINGKWSMPELKPEITLDSKKSSRASSPAIKTDTPTPEMSCNNTPCTSKPATPSPPDKIEKSSKEAEKDECESLTEPEREREKEKAKEGKEGESVESTEHGEVSV is encoded by the exons ATGCCCGGATCGCTAAGCAATGAAGATGAGGGGCAAGACGATGTGGATTTTGAGGACGACGTGCCAG atgaggatgaggaaggTGAACGTCGGAGGAGTGTTCCCCTGTCACCCTTAGAGAGGTTCTTCTCTGAGGATGATTCGGTTAAACAACACAAGAAGAAGAAACCCAGCAAGATAATGGAGGGAAAGGAGcccaaaatgaagaaaaagaagaagaaggag GGACTTCCTAGTGGACTAGATGACATGTCAGACAGAGAGGATCACGGTCACAGGTCAGGAAGTGAGAGCAGCACCTACAGCTccctgaagaagaaaaagaagaagccCAAAGAGAAGAAGGAGAGGAAAACCAAACAGCGGAAGAAAGACGATGATGAggacgatgatgatgacgatgatggaAACTTAAAG GAGCCAAAGTCCTCCAGTCAGCTGATGCAAGAGTGGGGTCTTGAAGATGTGCAGTACGCCTTTTCAGAGGACGACTATAAAACCATCACCAACTACAAAGCCTTCAGCCAGTTTCTTAG GCCTCTCATTGCCAAGAAGAACCCCAAGATCCCCATGTCAAAAATGATGACGGTGCTTGGAGCAAAGTGGAGAGAGTTCAGTGCGAACAACCCTTTCAAAGGCACCTCTGCAACTGCTGTAGCGGCTGCCGTAGCTGCTGCCGTGGAAACTGTCAATGTGGCTCCACCCATCTGTATTAGAAGTATCCAACAGATCTCACCATCTGGGCCAATCAAAAAAGCCAAAACCAAAGAGGGAAAGG GGCCtggtgctaaaaaaaaaagtaagccagtgaaagaaacaaaaaagaaagggaaaccGAAGAAGTCCAAATCAAAAGCAGGCCAgggtggaaaaagaaaaaaaggctcTTCG AGCGAGGAGGATTTCCTGGATGACTTTTCAGACTTTGATGACATCAGCATTCACAGTGCCTCTGTACTCTCAGACACTTCAGCGGCACCCAAAAAGAAATCAGCCCGCCGAGgacgaaaaaaaagaaaaa GAGAGGATGGAGACGGCTACGAGACAGACCATCAAGATTACTGCGAGGTCTGTCAGCAGGGAGGAGAGATCATTCTATGTGACACCTGTCCCAGAGCATATCACCTGGTGTGTCTGGATCCAGAACTGGAGAAAGCCCCTGAGGGCAAATGGAGCTGCCCCCACTGT GAAAAAGAAGGCATTCAGTGGGAGGCCAAAGATGACGAAGAGGAGGAAGACGAGGTTGCTGGTGAGGAGGAAGATGACCACATGGAGTTCTGCAGAGTGTGTAAGGACGGAGGAGAGCTGCTGTGCTGTGACACCTGCCCTTCCTCCTACCACATCCACTGTCTCAACCCACCACTTCCTGAAATTCCCAATGGAGAATGGCTGTGTCCACGATGCATGGTGAGAAACGTCTGCATGGTTCG gCCACATAAAGGCAtgaattgttttgaaaattgtgcacattgaaatttttttttttNNNNNNNNGGACGAGATGGAGAGAAGGTAGACGGTTTGGCCAAAGTGCCGCTGAAGGGTCGTCCAGAGAGGCAGCTGTTTGTGAAATGGGCTGGGCTGTCTTACTGGCACTGCTCCTGGGTCAGCGAACTACAG TTGGAGCTATATCACACAGTAATGTACCGTAACTATCAGCGTAAAAACGACATGGACGAACCGCCACCATACGACTATGGCTCTGGGGAAGAGGAACTTAACAGCGAGAAGAGGAGGAGCAAAGACCCCCAGTATGCAGCCATGGAGGAACGATTCTACCGTTACGGCATCAAGCCGGAGTGGATGATCATTCACCGGATCCTCAACCACAGGTACAATGGACCACAGACAAGT TTTGATAAGGATGGCGATGTACACTACCTGATTAAGTGGAGAGATTTGCCATACGATCAGTGCACCTGGGAGACTGATGACTTTGACATCCCAGATTGTGACAGCTTTAAACAAGCCTACTGGGATCACAG GGATCAGGTGCTTGGAGAAAGCCATCACCCCCTGCTGTTCAGAAAGGGAAAGCGACTCAAAGAGGAAGGAAAGAGGAGAGAACCTCCACCGGACACTCCAATTGTGGAT CCTACCATCAAGTTTGAACAGCAGCAGTGGTACATTGATGACACGGGGGGAACTTTGCACCCATACCAACTGGAAGGCCTGAACTGGTTGCGATTCTCTTGGGCCCAAGGAACCGACACAATCTTGGCTGATGAAATGGGGCTTGGCAAGACTGTGCAGACTATAGTGTTCCTTTACTCACTCTACAAAGAG GGTCACTCCAAAGGGCCGTTTTTGGTCAGTGCGCCGCTCTCCACCATCATCAACTGGGAGAGAGAGTTTGAGATGTGGGCTCCGGATTTCTACGTTGTGACTTACACGGGGGACAAAGACAGCAGGGCTGTCATACGTGAGAATGAATTTACCTTTGAGGATGGCACCGTCAAATCAGGACGCAAGGTTTTCCGCATGAAG AAGGACACACCGATCAAGTTTCATGTCCTGTTGACGTCATATGAACTCATCACCATTGATCAGGCAATACTTGGCTCCATTGCCTGGGCCTGTTTGGTTGTGGATGAAGCCCACCGCTTGAAGAATAACCAGTCAAAG TTCTTCAGAAGACTCAACGACTACAAGATAGACCATAAGCTGCTGCTAACAGGAACTCCACTCCAAAACAATCTGGAAGAACTTTTCCATCTTCTGAACTTCCTGACACCCAACCGCTTCAA TAATCTAGAGGGTTTTCTAGAGGAGTTTGCAGACATCTCTAAAGAGGACCAGATTAAGAAACTGCATGATCTGCTCGGCCCACACATGCTCCGGAGACTCAAAGCCGACGTGTTTAAGAACATGCCGGCCAAAACTGAGCTGATTGTCCGAGTGGAGCTCAGCCCCATGCAGAA AAAATACTACAAGTTCATTCTGACGCGTAATTTCGAGGCGCTGAATTCTAAGGGAGGAGGAAACCAGGTGTCTCTGCTCAACATTATGATGGACCTAAAAAAGTGCTGCAACCACCCCTACCTCTTCCCCGTTGCTTCTGCC GAAGCTCCCAAAACACCAAGTGGAGCATATGAAGGTGCAGGTCTCACTAAGGCTTCTGGGAAACTAATGCTGCTGCAGAAAATGCTCAGAAAACTGAAAGAGCAAGGCCACAGAGTGCTGGTGTTCTCTCAG ATGACCAAGATGCTGGATTTGCTGGAGGATTTCCTGGATTATGAGGGTTATAAATATGAGCGAATTGATGGAGGCATCACTGGAGCTCTCCGACAGGAAGCCATCGATAGATTCAACG CTCCCGGGGCGtgtcagttttgttttcttctctctACACGAGCGGGCGGTCTGGGAATCAACTTGGCCACCGCGGACACTGTCATCATCTTTGACTCTGACTGGAATCCTCACAACGACATTCAg GCGTTCAGCCGAGCTCACCGTATTGGTCAGGCCAATAAGGTGATGATATATCGGTTTGTGACTCGTGCCTCCGTGGAGGAACGAATCACTCAGGTGGCCAAAAGGAAGATGATGCTCACGCACCTGGTGGTGCGGCCCGGTCTGGGCTCAAAAGCTGGATCCATGTCTAAACAGGAGCTGGACGACATCCTCAAGTTTGGCACGGAGGAGCTTTTCAAGGATGAGATTGAGG CAGGGGACAATAAGGATGATGACAGCAGCGTAATTCACTACGACAATGCCGCCATCGAGCGTTTGCTAGACCGCAGCCAGGACGCCACGGACGACTCTGACATGCAGAACATGAACGAGTATCTAAGCTCCTTCAAGGTGGCCCAGTACACTGTCAGAGAAGATGACAAG ATAgaggagatagagagagagatcatTAAGCAGGAAGAGAATGTGGATCCGGATTACTGGGAGAAACTCTTGAGGCATCACTATGAACAGCAGCAGGAAGATCTGGCCCGCAATCTCGGCAAAGGAAAGAGAGTCCGCAAACAGGTCAACTACAATGACGCGGCTCAGGAGGACCAAG AGTGGCATGCTGACATTTCAGATAATCAATCAGAATACTCTGTGGGTTCagaggaggaagatgaggacTTTGATGAGAGGCCTGAGG GTCGCAGACAGTCACGCAGGCAGCTCCGAAACGAGAAGGATAAACCACTGCCACCCCTATTGGCCAGAGTGGGCGGCAACATTGAG GTACTGGGCTTCAATACGCGCCAGAGAAAAGCCTTCCTGAATGCCATAATGAGATGGGGGATGCCAGCTCAGGACGCCTTTTCTTCTCAGTGGCTCGTGCGAGACCTCCGCGGCAAGAGTGAAAAAGAGTTCAA GGCGTACGTGTCGCTCTTCATGAGGCACCTCTGTGAACCGGTGGCTGACGGTTCAGAGACGTTCGCCGACGGTGTCCCGCGCGAGGGGCTCTGCAGGCAGCCGGTTCTCACGCGGATAGGGGTCATGTCTCTGGTAAAAAAGAAG GTCCAAGAGTTTGAGCACATTAATGGGAAATGGAGCATGCCTGAACTGAAGCCAGAGATTACCTTGGACTCCAAGAAATCTTCAAGAGCTTCTTCACCTGCCATTAAGACAGATACTCCCACACCTGAAATGAGCTGCAACAACACACCTTGCACCTCCAAACCAG CCACTCCCTCTCCACCCGACAAGATAGAAAAGAGCTCGAAAGAGGCAGAGAAAGACGAGTGTGAATCCCTGACAGaaccagaaagagagagagagaaggaaaaagcAAAAGAAGGGAAGGAGGGGGAGAGTGTGGAAAGCACAGAACATGGAGAGGTAAGTGTGTGA